A genomic stretch from Croceibacterium aestuarii includes:
- the gyrB gene encoding DNA topoisomerase (ATP-hydrolyzing) subunit B: MDANCENTPNTNGYGADSIKVLKGLDAVRKRPGMYIGDTDDGSGLHHMVFEVSDNAIDEALAGHCDLILIELNPDGSVSVEDNGRGIPVDMHKGEGVSAAEVIMTQLHAGGKFENTSDDNAYKVSGGLHGVGVSVVNALSEWLELTIWRDDKEHWMRFEHGNAVSPLEIRGPAGRERTGTRVTFMPSTDTFKNVTEFDFEKLEHRYRELAFLNSGVHILLRDKRHADVAEHDLFYEGGISAFVKYLDRNKQPLVPEPISVSAEKDGIGIDVALEWNDSYYENVLCFTNNIPQRDGGTHLAAFRAALTRTLNGYAERSGLMKKEKVTLSGEDMREGLTAIVSVKLPDPKFGSQTKDKLVSSEVRQPLESLMGEKMTEWLEENPNDAKAIILKIIDAAAAREAARKARELTRRKGALDVASLPGKLSDCRERDPSKSELFLVEGDSAGGSAKSGRDSQYQAILPLRGKILNVERARFDRIISSKEVGTLIQAMGTGLRDEFDLGKLRYHKIVIMTDADVDGAHIRTLLLTFFHRQMPDIIRAGHLFIAQPPLFKVSKGRSEVYLKDQGALDRYLVDTGLQGRLLETQSGLIPATGLRTLVDHALRLKNLMAFVPRRYDAGVIEQLALAGAFDPDASPAARAEALAAAAARLSMGDPEATWEGDLSPEGAIRMRRVWRGVADVHLLDATFVSSAEARKMHRLAQEQVEYYEAPSRLVRASEAEAEPEPEPEGSEEDAEGDAPVLVAGAITRPTELLNAVLAAGRKGLSISRYKGLGEMNAEQLWETTLDPDNRQLLQVKVEDADVTDEIFTRLMGDVVEPRREFIQDNALNVANLDV; encoded by the coding sequence ATGGACGCAAACTGCGAAAACACCCCCAACACCAACGGCTATGGAGCCGATAGCATCAAGGTCCTCAAGGGCCTCGACGCTGTGCGCAAGCGCCCCGGCATGTACATCGGCGATACCGACGACGGATCGGGCCTTCACCACATGGTGTTCGAGGTCTCCGACAACGCCATCGACGAGGCGCTGGCCGGGCACTGCGACCTGATCCTGATCGAACTCAACCCCGACGGCTCCGTCTCGGTCGAGGACAACGGCCGCGGCATTCCGGTCGACATGCACAAGGGCGAGGGCGTCTCGGCGGCCGAGGTCATCATGACCCAGCTCCACGCCGGCGGTAAGTTCGAGAACACTTCCGACGACAACGCCTACAAGGTTTCCGGCGGTCTGCACGGCGTCGGCGTCTCCGTTGTCAACGCGCTCAGCGAATGGCTGGAGCTGACCATCTGGCGCGACGACAAGGAGCACTGGATGCGCTTCGAGCACGGCAACGCCGTCTCGCCGCTCGAGATCAGGGGGCCGGCCGGGCGCGAGCGCACCGGCACGCGCGTCACCTTCATGCCCAGCACCGACACGTTCAAGAACGTCACCGAATTCGATTTCGAGAAGCTCGAGCATCGCTATCGCGAGCTCGCCTTCCTCAATTCGGGCGTTCACATCCTGCTGCGCGACAAGCGCCACGCCGACGTGGCCGAACACGACCTGTTCTACGAAGGCGGCATCTCGGCCTTCGTGAAATACCTCGACCGCAACAAGCAGCCGCTGGTGCCCGAGCCGATCTCGGTCTCGGCCGAGAAGGACGGCATCGGCATCGACGTCGCTCTCGAATGGAACGACAGCTACTACGAAAACGTCCTGTGCTTCACCAACAACATCCCGCAGCGCGACGGCGGCACGCACCTCGCCGCGTTCCGCGCCGCGCTGACCCGTACGCTCAACGGCTATGCCGAACGTTCGGGGCTGATGAAGAAGGAGAAGGTCACTCTCTCCGGCGAAGACATGCGCGAAGGCCTGACGGCGATCGTTTCGGTCAAGCTGCCCGATCCCAAGTTCGGCAGTCAGACCAAGGACAAGCTGGTCAGCTCCGAAGTGCGCCAGCCGCTCGAAAGCCTCATGGGCGAGAAGATGACCGAGTGGCTCGAGGAGAATCCCAACGACGCCAAGGCGATCATCCTCAAGATCATCGATGCCGCCGCGGCCCGCGAAGCGGCGCGCAAGGCGCGCGAGCTGACCCGCCGCAAGGGCGCGCTCGACGTCGCCAGCCTGCCGGGCAAACTCTCGGACTGCCGCGAGCGCGATCCGTCGAAGAGCGAGCTGTTCCTGGTCGAGGGGGATTCGGCCGGCGGCTCGGCCAAGTCGGGCCGAGACAGCCAGTACCAGGCGATCCTCCCGCTGCGCGGCAAGATCCTCAACGTCGAACGCGCGCGCTTCGACCGGATCATCTCCTCCAAGGAAGTCGGCACGCTGATCCAGGCGATGGGCACCGGCCTGCGCGACGAGTTCGACCTCGGCAAGCTGCGCTACCACAAGATCGTCATCATGACCGACGCCGACGTCGACGGGGCGCATATCCGCACCCTGCTGCTGACCTTCTTCCACCGCCAGATGCCGGACATCATCCGCGCCGGCCATCTGTTCATCGCCCAGCCGCCGCTGTTCAAGGTCAGCAAGGGCCGCTCCGAGGTCTATCTCAAGGACCAGGGCGCGCTCGACCGCTACCTTGTCGACACCGGACTTCAGGGCCGGCTGCTGGAAACGCAGTCGGGCCTTATTCCGGCAACGGGGCTCCGCACGCTCGTCGACCACGCGCTACGCCTCAAGAACCTGATGGCCTTTGTCCCGCGGCGTTACGACGCCGGCGTGATCGAGCAACTCGCGCTTGCCGGGGCGTTCGATCCGGACGCTTCTCCGGCGGCGCGAGCCGAAGCGCTGGCGGCAGCGGCGGCGCGCCTGTCGATGGGCGATCCGGAAGCGACCTGGGAAGGCGACCTCTCTCCCGAAGGCGCAATCCGGATGCGGCGCGTATGGCGCGGGGTCGCCGATGTGCACCTGCTCGACGCCACCTTCGTGTCGAGCGCCGAAGCGCGCAAGATGCACCGGCTCGCACAGGAACAGGTCGAATACTATGAAGCGCCTTCGCGGCTGGTCCGCGCCTCCGAAGCCGAGGCCGAACCCGAGCCAGAGCCGGAGGGATCCGAAGAGGACGCGGAGGGCGACGCCCCGGTGCTTGTCGCCGGCGCCATCACCCGGCCCACCGAACTGCTCAACGCGGTTCTCGCCGCGGGCCGCAAAGGCTTGTCGATCAGCCGCTACAAGGGCCTCGGCGAGATGAACGCCGAGCAGCTGTGGGAGACCACGCTCGACCCCGACAACCGTCAGCTGCTGCAGGTCAAGGTCGAGGACGCCGATGTGACCGACGAGATTTTCACGCGCCTGATGGGCGATGTCGTCGAACCGCGCCGCGAGTTCATCCAGGACAACGCGCTCAACGTGGCCAATCTCGACGTCTGA
- a CDS encoding alpha/beta hydrolase, with translation MRILVATLALAAAAAVPALGQEGGAPAGRPAFVNITAPAPTIPDGITVESPKVHGKSLEGNLEGNSADREVMVVLPPSYGKEPGRRYPVVYYLHGFAIDGRNFYNFMKVPEAVAANAEQGNEFIVVVPDTLTKMGGSMYSNSVTTGNFREFVAKDLVAYIDSHYRTIASKDGRGLAGHSMGGYGTWVTAMTYPGVFDSIWAQSACCVSPRDETVESAKAMGDVPIAGVDQSGFGMRAGLASMTAWSPNPKNPQFYADFPLGADGKVDALVIAKWANNSPLAMVPSRIDALKSYDAIGSDVGTKDGLVRDDTMIHEELDDFGIEHTFLTYEGTHVDKIAERFKDVVLPFMAKHLQMK, from the coding sequence ATGCGCATTCTGGTCGCCACCCTCGCCCTCGCCGCTGCCGCCGCGGTTCCCGCCCTCGGCCAGGAGGGCGGCGCGCCCGCCGGCCGTCCCGCGTTTGTCAACATCACCGCGCCGGCGCCGACGATTCCCGACGGCATCACGGTCGAAAGCCCCAAGGTCCATGGCAAGTCGCTCGAAGGCAACCTCGAAGGCAATAGCGCCGACCGCGAGGTCATGGTCGTACTGCCGCCGAGCTACGGCAAGGAGCCGGGGCGGCGCTACCCGGTGGTCTACTATCTTCACGGCTTCGCCATCGATGGGCGCAACTTCTACAACTTCATGAAGGTGCCCGAGGCAGTCGCGGCCAATGCCGAGCAGGGTAACGAGTTCATCGTGGTCGTGCCTGACACGCTGACCAAGATGGGCGGCTCGATGTATTCGAACTCCGTGACGACCGGCAACTTCCGCGAGTTCGTCGCCAAGGACCTCGTCGCCTACATCGACAGCCATTATCGCACGATCGCCAGCAAGGACGGGCGCGGGCTCGCCGGGCATTCAATGGGCGGCTATGGCACCTGGGTCACCGCGATGACCTATCCCGGCGTGTTCGATTCGATCTGGGCGCAGAGCGCCTGCTGCGTGAGCCCGCGCGACGAGACGGTCGAAAGCGCCAAGGCGATGGGAGACGTGCCGATCGCCGGGGTCGACCAGTCCGGCTTCGGCATGCGCGCCGGCCTCGCCTCGATGACCGCGTGGAGCCCCAACCCCAAGAACCCGCAGTTCTACGCCGACTTCCCGCTCGGGGCCGACGGCAAGGTCGACGCGCTCGTCATCGCCAAGTGGGCGAACAATTCGCCGCTGGCGATGGTGCCGAGCCGTATCGATGCCTTGAAGAGCTACGACGCGATCGGTTCCGACGTCGGCACCAAGGACGGCCTGGTTCGCGACGACACCATGATACACGAGGAACTCGACGATTTCGGTATCGAGCACACGTTCCTGACCTACGAAGGCACCCACGTCGACAAGATCGCCGAGCGCTTCAAGGACGTCGTCCTTCCGTTCATGGCCAAGCACCTGCAGATGAAGTGA
- a CDS encoding MarR family winged helix-turn-helix transcriptional regulator, with protein MASEGALQRKAAEAGSVAVHREGETPPDILLTVLLVLVGRRWRSLLDEKLRPTGQSSARMEALSAIRNSPPRSAQVEIAKRLRIEGPTLTRMIDTLEKDGLVARLPDPADRRSKLLQLTPAGDQALQEIFDLADVYRTRLLEGIDDGDKVALARILGGLLERLDEGLAGDGSGQPA; from the coding sequence ATGGCGAGCGAGGGGGCATTGCAGCGCAAGGCAGCCGAAGCAGGTAGCGTCGCGGTCCATCGCGAGGGCGAGACGCCGCCGGACATCTTGCTGACCGTGTTGCTGGTGCTGGTCGGGCGCCGCTGGCGTTCGCTGCTCGACGAGAAGCTGCGGCCGACGGGTCAGTCGAGCGCGCGCATGGAGGCGCTCTCGGCAATCAGGAATTCGCCCCCGCGCAGTGCGCAGGTCGAAATCGCCAAGCGTCTGCGCATCGAAGGACCGACGCTGACGCGGATGATCGATACGCTGGAGAAAGACGGGCTCGTTGCGCGCCTGCCCGACCCGGCGGATCGCCGCTCCAAACTCTTGCAGCTGACCCCCGCCGGCGATCAGGCGCTGCAGGAAATCTTCGACCTTGCGGATGTCTATCGTACCCGCCTGCTCGAGGGAATCGACGACGGCGACAAGGTGGCGCTGGCGCGCATTCTGGGGGGATTGCTCGAGCGTCTCGACGAGGGCTTGGCGGGGGACGGCTCGGGCCAGCCCGCTTGA
- a CDS encoding carboxyl transferase domain-containing protein, with protein MSAPTLDSKLDLDSPEAKARAAHNRALAEELRAKVAEAALGGSEKSRERHVSRGKLLPRERVERLLDPGSPFLEIGQLAANGMYEGDVAGASMIAGIGRVSGRQVMIAANDATVKGGSYYPMTVKKHLRAQEIAWQNRLPCIYLVDSGGANLPYQAEVFPDRDHFGRIFYNQAQMSADRIPQIACVMGSCTAGGAYVPAMSDESVIVREQGTIFLAGPPLVKAATGEEISAEDLGGGDLHAKKSGVVDHLAENDEHALTIVRDIVSHLGANEGASLDLREPRPPKFDAEELYAIVPEDVRAPYDVHEVIARLVDGSEFHEFKAHHGSTLVCGFAHVWGMPVAILANNGVLFSESAQKGAHFIELACQRGIPLLFLQNISGFMVGGKYEAEGIAKHGAKLVTAVATAQVPKITVVIGGSFGAGNYGMCGRAYSPRFLFTWPNARISVMGGEQAASVLATVHRDAETWSKEEEEAFKAPIRETYEREGNPYYATARLWDDGVIDPVQTRDVLGLALAATLEAPIPAQPKFGVFRM; from the coding sequence GTGAGCGCACCCACACTCGACAGCAAGCTCGACCTCGATAGCCCCGAAGCCAAGGCCCGCGCGGCGCACAACCGTGCCCTGGCCGAGGAATTGCGGGCCAAAGTGGCCGAAGCGGCGCTAGGCGGCAGCGAGAAGTCGCGCGAACGCCACGTTTCACGCGGCAAGCTTCTGCCGCGCGAGCGGGTCGAGCGCCTGCTCGATCCCGGCTCGCCGTTCCTCGAGATCGGCCAGCTCGCCGCCAACGGGATGTACGAGGGCGACGTCGCCGGCGCCTCGATGATCGCCGGCATCGGCCGCGTCTCGGGCCGCCAGGTGATGATCGCCGCCAACGATGCGACGGTGAAGGGTGGCAGCTACTACCCGATGACGGTCAAGAAGCACCTGCGCGCGCAGGAGATCGCTTGGCAGAACCGGCTGCCGTGCATCTACCTCGTCGACAGCGGCGGGGCCAACCTGCCCTATCAGGCCGAGGTCTTCCCCGACCGCGACCATTTCGGCCGCATTTTCTACAACCAGGCGCAGATGAGCGCCGATCGCATTCCGCAGATCGCCTGCGTGATGGGCAGCTGCACCGCCGGCGGCGCCTACGTCCCGGCGATGAGCGACGAGAGCGTGATCGTACGCGAACAGGGCACGATCTTCCTCGCCGGACCGCCCCTGGTGAAGGCTGCGACGGGCGAGGAGATCAGCGCCGAGGACCTCGGCGGCGGCGACCTCCACGCGAAGAAATCGGGCGTGGTCGACCACCTCGCCGAGAACGACGAGCACGCGCTGACCATCGTGCGCGACATCGTCAGTCACCTCGGGGCGAACGAGGGGGCGAGCCTCGACTTGCGCGAGCCGCGCCCGCCGAAGTTCGACGCCGAGGAGCTCTATGCGATCGTGCCCGAGGACGTGCGCGCGCCTTACGACGTGCACGAGGTCATCGCCCGGCTGGTCGATGGATCCGAGTTCCACGAGTTCAAGGCGCATCACGGCTCGACGCTGGTGTGCGGCTTCGCGCATGTCTGGGGCATGCCGGTGGCGATCCTCGCCAACAACGGCGTGCTGTTTTCCGAAAGCGCGCAGAAGGGCGCGCACTTCATCGAACTCGCCTGCCAGCGCGGCATTCCGCTGCTGTTCCTGCAGAACATCTCGGGCTTCATGGTCGGCGGCAAGTACGAGGCGGAAGGCATCGCCAAGCACGGGGCCAAGCTGGTCACCGCGGTCGCCACGGCGCAGGTGCCCAAGATCACCGTGGTGATCGGAGGCAGCTTCGGCGCCGGCAACTACGGCATGTGCGGCCGCGCCTATTCCCCGCGCTTCCTGTTCACCTGGCCCAATGCGCGCATCAGCGTGATGGGCGGCGAGCAAGCCGCGAGCGTGCTTGCCACCGTCCACCGCGACGCAGAGACATGGTCGAAAGAGGAAGAGGAAGCGTTCAAGGCCCCGATCCGCGAGACTTACGAGCGCGAGGGCAACCCGTACTACGCCACCGCCCGCCTGTGGGATGACGGGGTGATCGACCCTGTTCAGACCCGCGACGTGCTCGGCCTCGCGCTGGCCGCGACGCTCGAAGCGCCGATCCCCGCGCAGCCGAAGTTCGGCGTGTTCCGGATGTAG
- a CDS encoding alpha/beta hydrolase codes for MKFLLTALAAGLALAAAPAAAQDMARLSWQTMHSKAMEGNLEGNSADRTVLVVTPPGYDEHPNKRYPVVYFLHGYWATPQMYEDMAKFEEAVQGAAADGSEVILVMPDGYSKLKGGFYSNSPTVGNYQDFVGKDLVAWVDKTYRTIPTRAGRGLSGHSMGGYGTLRLGMTYPETFDSLFVMSACCLAPMTVTPEALQKAAAMTDEDAAKADFGGLAGVSTLAAWAPDPHNPPLYIDTSMTDDGKVDPLVNAELTANAMLAWVPSHIPALKSFDAIALDIGTKDFLLAQNQQLHDQLTHFGVEHSWTNYDGDHGNRIAARIRSELLPFFAKHLEKAH; via the coding sequence ATGAAATTTCTGCTCACCGCTCTGGCCGCGGGCCTGGCGCTCGCCGCTGCACCCGCCGCCGCGCAAGACATGGCGCGGCTCAGCTGGCAGACGATGCACAGCAAGGCGATGGAAGGGAACCTCGAGGGCAACAGCGCCGACCGCACCGTCCTGGTCGTCACCCCGCCGGGCTACGACGAGCATCCGAACAAGCGCTATCCGGTGGTCTACTTCCTCCACGGCTACTGGGCGACGCCGCAGATGTACGAGGACATGGCCAAGTTCGAGGAGGCGGTGCAGGGCGCCGCGGCGGACGGCAGCGAGGTCATCCTCGTCATGCCCGACGGCTATTCCAAGCTGAAGGGCGGGTTCTACTCGAACTCGCCGACGGTCGGGAACTACCAGGATTTCGTCGGCAAGGATCTCGTCGCCTGGGTCGACAAGACCTACCGCACGATACCCACGCGCGCGGGCCGCGGCCTGTCGGGGCATTCGATGGGTGGCTACGGCACGCTGCGGCTCGGCATGACCTATCCCGAGACCTTCGACAGTCTGTTTGTAATGAGCGCCTGCTGCCTGGCGCCGATGACCGTCACCCCCGAGGCATTGCAGAAGGCGGCGGCGATGACGGACGAAGATGCTGCCAAGGCGGATTTCGGCGGGCTGGCCGGGGTTTCCACCCTGGCGGCCTGGGCGCCCGATCCGCACAATCCCCCACTCTACATAGACACTTCGATGACCGACGACGGCAAGGTCGATCCGCTGGTCAATGCCGAGCTGACGGCCAATGCGATGCTCGCCTGGGTGCCCTCGCACATCCCGGCGCTGAAGAGCTTCGATGCCATCGCACTCGACATCGGAACCAAGGACTTCTTGCTCGCCCAGAACCAGCAGCTGCACGACCAGTTGACCCATTTCGGCGTCGAGCACTCATGGACCAATTACGACGGCGACCACGGTAACCGCATCGCCGCGCGGATTCGCAGCGAACTGCTGCCGTTCTTCGCCAAACACTTGGAGAAAGCCCACTGA
- the trxB gene encoding thioredoxin-disulfide reductase, whose translation MATHTTRMLIIGSGPAGLSAAIYGARAGMEPIVVQGLQPGGQLTITTDVENYPGFREVIQGPWLMQEMQAQAEHVGTRMMWDTITEVDIAGGTPFKAIGDSGDEYVGDVLVIATGAQAKWLGAPGEEALSGKGVSACATCDGFFYRGKKVAVIGGGNTAVEEALYLTNHSDDVTLIHRRDELRAEKILQDRLFAHPKISVLWNKTVEEFLGDPAGAGLTGLKLLDTVTGESSEFACEGAFVAIGHAPATELFKGKLEMDANGYLLVEPGTPKTNVPGVFACGDVMDHVYRQAVTAAGTGCMAALDAERFLATLEFAAREAEQAEAAE comes from the coding sequence ATGGCGACTCACACCACCCGCATGCTCATCATCGGCTCCGGCCCCGCCGGCCTTTCTGCCGCCATCTACGGCGCGCGTGCCGGGATGGAGCCGATCGTCGTGCAGGGCCTGCAGCCCGGCGGCCAACTGACCATCACCACCGACGTCGAGAACTACCCGGGCTTCCGCGAGGTTATCCAGGGGCCGTGGCTGATGCAGGAGATGCAGGCGCAGGCCGAACATGTCGGTACGCGGATGATGTGGGACACCATCACCGAGGTCGACATCGCCGGCGGCACGCCGTTCAAGGCGATCGGCGACAGCGGCGACGAATATGTCGGCGACGTGCTGGTCATCGCCACCGGGGCGCAGGCCAAGTGGCTCGGCGCGCCGGGCGAGGAGGCGCTGTCGGGCAAGGGCGTCAGCGCCTGCGCGACCTGCGACGGGTTCTTCTACCGCGGCAAGAAGGTCGCGGTGATCGGCGGCGGCAACACCGCGGTCGAGGAAGCGCTTTACCTGACCAACCATTCGGACGACGTGACCCTGATCCACCGCCGCGACGAATTGCGCGCGGAGAAGATCCTGCAGGACCGGCTGTTCGCCCATCCCAAGATCTCGGTGCTGTGGAACAAGACGGTCGAGGAATTCCTCGGCGATCCGGCTGGTGCCGGACTGACCGGCCTGAAACTGCTGGATACCGTCACCGGCGAATCCAGCGAGTTCGCCTGCGAGGGCGCCTTCGTCGCGATCGGCCATGCCCCGGCGACCGAGCTCTTCAAGGGGAAGCTGGAGATGGACGCAAACGGCTACCTGCTGGTCGAACCGGGTACGCCGAAGACCAACGTCCCCGGCGTCTTCGCCTGCGGCGACGTGATGGACCACGTCTATCGCCAGGCCGTCACGGCCGCGGGCACCGGCTGCATGGCCGCGCTCGACGCCGAGCGGTTTCTCGCGACATTGGAATTCGCCGCCCGCGAAGCCGAACAGGCCGAAGCCGCCGAGTGA
- a CDS encoding sensor histidine kinase, which yields MKIETESRAQAAPLAPRTPPEADRERLLASYGLDSLQDDPELGAIAEFAARLCDAPIALVSLVEEERQRFLARAGLDASETPREMSFCAYAMLLAEGMVVPDATADARFADNPLVTGPPHIRFYAGMPLVSEEGAPLGSLCVIDSVPRKDGLTALQRQGLTVLTAAVMRRLRARRADLRSARELERSDARLKAMADSIPDIAWSAGPEGRPNYFNRRWFEFTGAPLGDLSQGGAVFVHPDDYAPMIAAWEQSIADAKPFEYENRLRRFDGEYRWMLTRAVPMIGGDGKVVQWFGTMTDIDETRRLSESRDLLAKELSHRIKNIFAVIAGLVSLSVRSQPEHKPFADSLTQTIRALGRAHDFVRPTDGAERDNLLGLLGELFAPYGSGDGGRVRISGDDCAIASRAATPLALVFHELATNSAKYGALAAAGGHVDLAVRDDADMLLLTWTEHGGSTPDEEPADGFGSRLVEMSVTGQLGGSWQRRFEPGGLVVELQVSKQAIGA from the coding sequence TTGAAAATTGAAACCGAATCCCGGGCCCAAGCGGCTCCCCTCGCGCCGCGCACCCCTCCCGAGGCGGACCGCGAGCGCCTGCTCGCGAGCTATGGTCTCGATTCGCTGCAAGACGACCCGGAACTCGGTGCGATTGCCGAATTCGCCGCGCGGCTGTGCGATGCCCCTATCGCGCTGGTCAGCCTGGTCGAGGAAGAGCGCCAGCGCTTCCTCGCCCGCGCCGGGCTGGACGCCAGCGAGACGCCGCGCGAAATGTCTTTCTGCGCCTACGCCATGCTCCTCGCCGAAGGGATGGTGGTCCCGGACGCGACGGCGGACGCACGCTTTGCGGACAATCCGCTGGTGACCGGGCCGCCCCACATTCGCTTTTACGCCGGGATGCCGCTGGTGTCCGAGGAGGGCGCACCGCTCGGCTCACTCTGCGTCATCGACTCCGTGCCGCGCAAGGACGGGTTGACCGCGCTGCAGCGGCAGGGCCTGACCGTGCTCACCGCTGCGGTCATGCGGCGGCTGAGGGCGCGGCGGGCGGACCTGAGGTCGGCGCGCGAACTCGAGCGGAGCGACGCCCGTCTCAAGGCGATGGCGGATTCGATCCCCGACATCGCCTGGTCGGCCGGCCCCGAGGGCAGGCCCAATTACTTCAACCGCCGGTGGTTCGAATTCACCGGCGCGCCGCTCGGCGACCTGAGCCAGGGCGGCGCGGTCTTCGTCCACCCCGACGATTACGCACCGATGATTGCGGCGTGGGAGCAATCGATCGCCGACGCGAAGCCTTTCGAATACGAAAACCGGCTTCGGCGCTTCGACGGCGAATACCGCTGGATGCTCACGCGGGCGGTGCCGATGATCGGCGGCGACGGCAAGGTGGTGCAGTGGTTCGGCACCATGACCGACATTGACGAGACGCGCCGCCTCTCGGAAAGCCGCGATCTCCTGGCCAAGGAGCTGTCGCACCGTATCAAGAACATCTTCGCTGTGATTGCCGGACTGGTCAGTCTCTCGGTCCGCTCGCAGCCCGAACACAAGCCCTTTGCCGATAGCCTGACGCAGACCATCCGCGCGCTCGGCCGCGCGCATGATTTCGTCCGCCCCACAGACGGTGCCGAACGCGACAACCTGCTCGGCCTGCTGGGGGAACTGTTCGCCCCTTACGGCAGCGGCGACGGCGGCCGCGTCCGGATCAGCGGTGACGACTGCGCGATCGCCAGCCGCGCGGCGACGCCGCTGGCGCTGGTGTTCCACGAGCTGGCGACCAATTCGGCGAAGTACGGTGCGCTGGCGGCCGCTGGCGGCCACGTCGACCTCGCCGTGCGCGACGACGCCGACATGCTGCTGCTGACTTGGACCGAACACGGCGGCAGCACACCCGACGAGGAGCCGGCCGATGGTTTCGGCTCGCGCCTCGTCGAAATGAGCGTGACCGGGCAGCTCGGCGGTTCGTGGCAGCGCCGTTTCGAGCCGGGCGGGCTCGTCGTCGAACTCCAGGTCTCGAAGCAGGCGATAGGCGCCTAG
- a CDS encoding isovaleryl-CoA dehydrogenase, giving the protein MRATPDFDFALGENAEMIRETVARFADEQIAPLAEAIDREDRFPEPLWQAMGELGLHGITVPEADGGLGLGYLEHVVAIEEVSRASASVGLSYGAHSNLCVNQIARWGTTEQKAKYLPGLISGEHVGALAMSEPGAGSDVVSMKLKAEAVQGGYVLNGTKFWITNGHIADTLVVYAKTDPAAGSKGITAFLIEKDFEGFAPGQKIDKLGMRGSPTSELVFDDCHVPEDNVLGEVGQGVKVLMSGLDYERAVLAGVQLGIMQACLDTVIPYVRERHQFGKAIGHFQLMQAKVADMYVALQSARAYTYAVARACDAGKTTRFDAAGAILLASENAFRVAGEAIQALGGAGYTTDWPVERYLRDAKLLDIGAGTNEIRRMLIGRELIGL; this is encoded by the coding sequence ATGCGCGCCACTCCCGACTTCGATTTTGCCCTCGGCGAGAATGCCGAGATGATCCGCGAGACTGTCGCTCGCTTTGCCGACGAGCAGATAGCACCGCTGGCCGAGGCGATCGATCGCGAGGATCGCTTTCCCGAGCCTCTGTGGCAGGCGATGGGTGAACTGGGCCTGCACGGCATCACCGTGCCCGAGGCGGACGGGGGTCTCGGTCTCGGCTACCTCGAACATGTCGTCGCCATCGAGGAGGTCAGCCGGGCGAGCGCTTCGGTCGGGCTCAGTTACGGGGCCCATTCGAACTTGTGCGTCAATCAAATCGCCCGCTGGGGCACGACCGAACAGAAGGCCAAGTACCTGCCCGGGCTGATCAGCGGCGAACACGTCGGTGCGCTGGCGATGAGCGAGCCGGGTGCCGGATCGGACGTCGTCTCGATGAAATTGAAAGCCGAAGCCGTGCAGGGCGGCTATGTGCTCAACGGGACCAAGTTCTGGATCACCAACGGCCACATTGCCGATACCCTGGTGGTCTACGCAAAGACCGATCCGGCCGCGGGCAGCAAGGGGATCACCGCCTTTCTGATCGAGAAGGACTTTGAGGGTTTCGCTCCGGGCCAGAAGATCGACAAGCTCGGCATGCGCGGCAGCCCGACCAGCGAGCTGGTGTTCGACGACTGCCACGTGCCCGAAGACAACGTGCTCGGCGAAGTCGGGCAGGGGGTAAAGGTGTTGATGAGCGGGCTCGACTACGAGCGCGCGGTGCTCGCCGGGGTCCAGCTCGGCATCATGCAGGCCTGCCTCGACACCGTGATTCCCTATGTCCGCGAGCGGCATCAGTTCGGCAAGGCGATCGGCCACTTCCAGCTGATGCAGGCCAAGGTCGCCGACATGTACGTCGCGCTGCAATCGGCCCGCGCCTACACCTATGCAGTGGCCCGCGCCTGCGATGCCGGCAAGACCACCCGGTTCGACGCCGCCGGCGCGATCCTGCTCGCGTCGGAGAACGCCTTCCGCGTCGCCGGCGAGGCGATTCAGGCGCTCGGCGGGGCCGGTTACACGACCGACTGGCCGGTCGAACGCTATTTGCGCGATGCGAAATTGCTCGACATCGGCGCGGGGACCAACGAGATTCGGCGGATGCTGATCGGTCGGGAACTGATCGGGCTCTAG